TCCGGGACATCGCCAACGAATACGTGGATGCCTTCTGTGCGCTCTACGAACCCAACGCATACATGGATCGGGTTTACTCCTACTACCTGAAGATGGGAGCTCCCCGCTGGAAGGGCACATCAAAACTGCCCACCTGGACTGATATCAGAGCTTTATCCATTGTGGTTTGGAGACAGGGAATCAAGCGGGACACTCGCAGTCGCTTCTGGCGTTACATGCTCAGCATGGCTCGACGCAATCCAGCCATGTTGGAGCAATTCCTGGTGGTGCTCGCCCACAACGAACACTTCCTTGAGTACCGCGCGATCGTTCAACGCGAAATTCGCGAACAGCTGGAATCTCTCCCTCCCGAAGAACCCAGTACATCCCGCGAACTGATGACGGCCTGAACTGATTCAGTCCTGCGTGTAGGCCACTCCCGCTTTCAGGCAGGCTTCTGCTTTTTGCAACTCTCGGCCGAGATACAGAGCATGATCCAGACGGCTGACGGGACGAGTTCCATCAGCCTCGGTCAGCGCAATGCCCAACTCCTTTGCGGTTCTGCCACGGAAGCTTTTGCTCGGCTGACGGGGGCCACCGCCACGGCAGGCGAGAACCTCTCCTGTTTCAGGGTCAGTCGCACGGCCTCGCTCATCAAGATCATTGCTGTAATGCTCAGCGACGAGCTCGCCGGCCTCGGCATCCAGCTTGATCAGGAAGTAACCAGACGGGTCGAGCTCGATGAATCGCTGCGAGAGCTGATCATCAAGTGAGGAGGTGCCTTCTGCCATTGTCACACCTTACAAATGATCGCCTCAGGCCATCAATTCAGGCGGCTTGCTGCGGAAGGGAAGCTCGTCATTGATGGCCTCGATCTCCTCTTCCATCAGACCATTCGCCCTCGGTAGCCAGGAACGGATCAAACCATCCATACGCGGTTCATACCAACGATGCAGGCTGGTCCGGGCTTGAGCCACAAAACCACGTCGGCGCTTGTGACTGCCACCCGCTCCTGGATCAAAGCTGTGCAGGCCCCGACGCAGAGCCCACTCGATCGGAGCGTAATAACAGACCTCAAAATGCAGGCAATCGATCTCTTCTTCACTGCCCCAGTAGCGCCCCCAGAGATGGGACTCATCCTGAATGCAAAGAGACATCGCTACAGGCTCAACGGGATCTCCGCGGTGGGCACTAAACAGCACCACATGCCTTGCCAGAGCGGGGTCCACCAGTCGATCAAAAAATGTGCTCTGAAGATATTTGCTCCCCCAAGGGCCCCAACGGGCGCAATGCTGCTCGTAAAAGGAATGCATCCGCTCCAGCAGCTCAGGCGTGAGTTCTGGTCCGGTCAATGGGGTCACGACCAGTCCTGACTGATTGACCGCCTTGCGTTCCCGCTTGATATTGCGCCTCTGATTGGCATTGAAGCTTGCGAGATAATCGGAAAAATCCTTCTGCCCTTCTGCAGACCAAAGACTCTGGTGATTCACCCATGCCGCACAGCCCGCAGCTTCCGCCAAGGGCTGCCAGAGAGGGTCCACGTAGAGAAAGTTGCAGCTGAGAATGTTGTTGCGAGCAGCAAACTCATCAATCAGCCGCAACATCATGACTGTGATGTCCTGCGCATCTTCATCGGGATGGATATGGAAGCGATAGCCCTGAACGGGGCTGACGGGGCTCATGCCGATCAGCTTGGGGTAGTAGCGCAGTCCCAAATCACCTGCCAGGCGTGCGAAAGACTGATCGAAAATGAATTCGCCATAGCTGTGACCCTTGAGATAAAGAGGAGCGATGGCAATCAGGCTCTCTTCGCCCCTCCAAAGCGACAGGTGCAGTGGCTGCCAGCCCTGATCCGGAGCCACACTGCCTGAGAGTTCCAGGGCTTCCAGCCAGGACCAGCGATAGAACGGGCTCACTTGTTCTGCGAGCAAGTCCTCCCATTGCGACTGGGGAATCTCATGGATGCTGCGATGCCAACGAGCCGTGAGCGATGCCATCCAGGGCCAATTGAAACGCCTCGGCAATGACACTAACCAGCGCAACCCCAAGGGGAGACAATGAAGACGCGATTGGGCCGTGGTCATGCCCAAATGGACTCGGCACAACCTGAGATGGGCCACAGCTCTGTTGCTCTCGCCGCTGCTTCTGGAGGTGAGCTCCTGGCATCAAAACGCCAAAGCGGGGCTGTTCCAGCCGTTGATTCAGCTGTTACAACCACGGATTGAACGCCAGCTTGTGAGCGAATGCCTTCAGCTGGCTGAACAGGCTCTGGATGGCGTTGCTGCCGAAATCGCTCCGAAAAGCTGGTTGAACAGCGCTGTCGAGCAGCCCTGCCGGAGACTGGCCCGCCCTGTGAGTGAATGTCTGATCAGAGAAACCAGCCGCAGTGGCAGAGAGCTGGGAGTGTTGACAGAACTCCTGAGAGGCAGAGTCGGCGACGACGCGCGTGCGGTGATCAGGCGTTGCCTGGCCTCCCTGACTGGTCTGTCCCAATCCAGCCTGAATCAGAGTCCCGTTCTGGAACTGATGGAGCGATTCCGTCGGTAATGCACCAGGAGTTCATGGTCTGCGAGGGAACGCGCCTCCACCAGACTCCACGCCTGCGAAGACGCCAGCGACGCTGGTAGTGGAGTGTCCGACTGCAGCAACCAGTTGAAGGATCCGCCCAGGATCCTTGGACTCAAGGTCAGTTGCAACTCATCAACCGCATCCTGGGCGAAGAAAGAGTGAGTCAAAACAGCGCCACCAAGTAGGACCAGCCGGAACCAGCCTTTGGAGGCCAGATCGTTCAGCGTTTCGCTCCAGCAGGACGACAACCGACAACAGGACTGGAAGCCAGGAGCAGACCCGTCGCATCCAGACAGCAGATGACGTTCGAAAGGTTGCTGGAAAAAAGGCCACTCCAGAGGAAATCCAACCTCACGACTGACCACCAACGCTGCTGGCTGAGGCGAGCGTCCTTGGACTTGACGCTGGTTCAGCAGATCACGATCACGAATCACACAACTGGAGTGATGGGCTCTGAGTGTGCCCGCTCCAATCAGGGCTGCATCACTCCAGGCGAGCGCCTCCTCAAGGACACGACGATCAGCCGATCCACCGAGCTGAGCAGCTCCTCCGCTCGGTGGAGCCAGACGACCATCAAGACTGACAGCCAGCACCAGACGAACCGTGGGGCGCTGCAGCGATGAGGAGAATTCAGACAGGAAGCGCTGCCTCAAGCGCCGAAGGAGTCATCTCCAGTTGTGGAACTTCGGCATAAACCTCAGCCGCATTGTTAGGGCTTTCCTGGAGGCGCACTTTGTGGAGATTGGCACCAATCGCCTTGATGGGAGAAGAGAGGCGATCGGCGATATGAAGGGCGATATTTTCAGCGGTGGGGACGCATTCAGCGAAAAAGGGCACATCCTTATTCAGGAATGTGTGATCAAACGGCTCGACCACAAGGTCGTCCACGAGGCGTTGCAGCGCGGAAAGATCGCAGACCATGCCTGAGCGCGGATCGATGGAGCCTCGCACCGTGACATCCACCAGATAGTTGTGACCATGACCGTGGGGACGTGCGCACTTGCCGTAGATGCGCTCGTTCTCGTCCTGGCTGAGTTCAGGTCTTGCCAGACGATGGGCAGCAGCGAAATGGGTGCGGATCGTGAGAAAGGCGTCCATGGGATGTCCGAGATAGTCGGCCCAGAGGCCTGGTTGTTCGTAAAGGCGCAATGCCGTGATGGGCAGATGGGGACTCAGACGAGCCCAAATCTGCCGGACGATGGCCTCAGTGGTGGGTAGACAACCCTCCGGCTTGGACACATCGAATTCGGGCCAGGCATCGTTGAGAAAGCGAAAGTCGAGCTGACCGGTGACCTCGCTGCGGATGGCGTGCTTCACCTCCGAGAGATTGAGCACCATGCCATGCGAATCAAGGCCACCGGCCATCGAAACGATCAGCTCATAGTTGTGACCATGCCCAGGAGCCAGTGCACAGGGGCCGAAGCGCGCGGCATTGTCATCAGCGGACAATTCAGGCAACCAGTACCGGTGGCTTGCACTGAAACAGGCACGTCGTGTGATGACGCAGCCACGTCCGCGGCCATGACGTGCAATTGACTTCATTTCAGTCATGTGACGGTCCGGCCAGAGGGCATCCTAATGAGCTAACGGCAATTCCGAGTCATGGCGGAGACCACTCCAACCCTGCGGCAGCGTCTGGGAGGACGCAGTCTCTATCTCGTGGGCATGATGGGCAGCGGCAAAACCAGCACCGGCAGGCCTTTGGCGGAGAGGCTGGGGTATGGATTCGTCGACGCGGATGCGGTGATCGAACAAGTGGCTGGCTGCACCATCTCCGAAATCTTTGAACGTGATGGTGAAGAGGAATTCCGCAGCCTCGAAACGCAGGTGATGCGGTCCA
This genomic window from Synechococcus sp. MIT S9220 contains:
- a CDS encoding DUF4346 domain-containing protein; its protein translation is MAEGTSSLDDQLSQRFIELDPSGYFLIKLDAEAGELVAEHYSNDLDERGRATDPETGEVLACRGGGPRQPSKSFRGRTAKELGIALTEADGTRPVSRLDHALYLGRELQKAEACLKAGVAYTQD
- a CDS encoding GNAT family N-acetyltransferase — its product is MASLTARWHRSIHEIPQSQWEDLLAEQVSPFYRWSWLEALELSGSVAPDQGWQPLHLSLWRGEESLIAIAPLYLKGHSYGEFIFDQSFARLAGDLGLRYYPKLIGMSPVSPVQGYRFHIHPDEDAQDITVMMLRLIDEFAARNNILSCNFLYVDPLWQPLAEAAGCAAWVNHQSLWSAEGQKDFSDYLASFNANQRRNIKRERKAVNQSGLVVTPLTGPELTPELLERMHSFYEQHCARWGPWGSKYLQSTFFDRLVDPALARHVVLFSAHRGDPVEPVAMSLCIQDESHLWGRYWGSEEEIDCLHFEVCYYAPIEWALRRGLHSFDPGAGGSHKRRRGFVAQARTSLHRWYEPRMDGLIRSWLPRANGLMEEEIEAINDELPFRSKPPELMA
- a CDS encoding RibD family protein; this translates as MRQRFLSEFSSSLQRPTVRLVLAVSLDGRLAPPSGGAAQLGGSADRRVLEEALAWSDAALIGAGTLRAHHSSCVIRDRDLLNQRQVQGRSPQPAALVVSREVGFPLEWPFFQQPFERHLLSGCDGSAPGFQSCCRLSSCWSETLNDLASKGWFRLVLLGGAVLTHSFFAQDAVDELQLTLSPRILGGSFNWLLQSDTPLPASLASSQAWSLVEARSLADHELLVHYRRNRSISSRTGL
- a CDS encoding 6-carboxytetrahydropterin synthase — protein: MTEMKSIARHGRGRGCVITRRACFSASHRYWLPELSADDNAARFGPCALAPGHGHNYELIVSMAGGLDSHGMVLNLSEVKHAIRSEVTGQLDFRFLNDAWPEFDVSKPEGCLPTTEAIVRQIWARLSPHLPITALRLYEQPGLWADYLGHPMDAFLTIRTHFAAAHRLARPELSQDENERIYGKCARPHGHGHNYLVDVTVRGSIDPRSGMVCDLSALQRLVDDLVVEPFDHTFLNKDVPFFAECVPTAENIALHIADRLSSPIKAIGANLHKVRLQESPNNAAEVYAEVPQLEMTPSALEAALPV